The Planctomycetota bacterium DNA segment CCGACTACTACAACGCCACTTGACCATTTGCGCGGCGGGTTCGCCGCGGGGCTTGCCCCGCGCTGCGAACCCGCCTACGCCCCCGACTCGCCGGGGCTACGGCGGGCAAGCAGCCAGCGCCCCGCACCTGTCCGCCATAGTCCCGATTCATCGGGACGACGGCGGAAGCGGGGCGGCGAACCCGCCACGCAAAGTGGCGTTGTATTAGCCGACACGCCCCCCGCCTTTCTCAGGAAGCCTCAACGCCGGCCGGCCGAAACCGCCCTCGCGAGCGTCGCAACCGCCCGGTTGGCCGGCGACGCCAGGCCGTGCGCCTCCGCCACGCGGACGATCGCCCCATTCAAATACTCTATCTCGGTCGGTCGGCCGTTCTGGAGGTCCTGGAGCATCGAGCAGCGGTTCTCCGCCGTGGCGCGGGCCGTCTCAATCGTCGCCGCCGCCGCGCTCGCGTATGGAAGTCCGACGCCCTCGGCCCGTGCGGCGGCTTCGCCCTCGGCCGCTATCGCCTCGGCCATCGCCCGCAGCGCCGGCCGAACGGCCACGTCGCCGTTGCGGACCCCCGCCAGCGCCGCTACCGGATTCAGGGCCGCATTCACGAGCGCCTTCCCCCAGACGTGCGGCGCCATGTCCTCCTCGACGGTCGCCGGAAGGCCTGCCGACTCAAAGAGCGCGGCGACCGCCGCGACCTCTTCGTCCGGCGCCCGGCCGAGGTAACCGAAGTGGGTCCGCTGATTGGCGGCGTGATGGATCTCGCCCTCCGCGACCATGTTGGCCGCCTGATACATCACCCCCGTAATGACGGCGGCGCGCGCGAGCGCCGCGGCCGCCTCCTCCGCGACGCCCAGGCCGTTCTGAATCGCGAGCACCGGCGCCTGGCCGATCCAGCGGGCGGCGCTGCGTGCGGCGTCGCGCACCGCGTAGGCCTTGGTCGCCAGAATCACAAGGTCCGGCGGTTCATCGGGAACGAGTCGGACGGGCACGCGGGCCTTCAGGTCGCCCTCGGCGGCGTGCAGGACGATGGGGCGGGCGCTCAATCGCTCGGCCCGGTCCCGACGGTGGTCAATCAGCGTCACGCGAGGCGAAGGCCCGGCAAGCGCCAGCCGAACCGCCAGCATGCAGCCGATGGCGCCCGGCCCGACAACGGCGATCCGCGCGAATGGATTTCCCGGGTCTCGGGCCGGCAAAGTTCTCTCCCCACCGGCGTGGGACGGCGCGGCCGGCTGCCGCACGCGGGGCCTACGGATGGGCCTGCATCTGCGCCTCGCCCCGCCGCTCGGTGTGTTTCACCGGCGCGGGGATCCGGACGGTGGCGTCGCCGACGACGCGCGCCGTGCAGGCGCTGCGGAAGGCGGGCCCCAGGCCGAGCGCGTCCAGGAGCGCACGCTCCGAGGCCGTCACGGGCGAAAGGTTCTCGGCCCCCTGGAGGACCTCGACGCAGCAGTTGCCGCACTCGTGCCGCCCTTCGCACAATTCGCCCGCAAAAAAATCGTCGGGCACGCTCTCGGCCGCCTCGTCCGCCGCCGCCAGCAGGCTCGTCCCGCGCGGCACCTCCAGCCGGATCCCGTAAGGAAGAAACGTGACCTGGGGCATGGGGCTCCCTACAGATTCTCACGCCGGACACGGACGTACGATTTCCCGTACAGGTCCTGAATGTAGCGGGAGACGGTTTCGTTGTACTTGGCGTCGCGTATCTGGTCTTCCATTTCGGCCTGGACTTCGGTGAAGGGGACGGTCCGCCCGTCCTGTCGGTCCTCGGCCTTGACGACGTAGAAGGCGTCGGCGGTCTCGACGAGAGGGGCGATCCCGCCCCGGCTGAGCGCGAACAGCGCGTCGTTGACGGCCCGGACGCCGAACGCCCCCTGCGTCACGTAGCCCCAGTCGCCGCCCTTCTCGGCCATGGCGTCGCGGCTGTAT contains these protein-coding regions:
- a CDS encoding 2Fe-2S iron-sulfur cluster-binding protein, with protein sequence MPQVTFLPYGIRLEVPRGTSLLAAADEAAESVPDDFFAGELCEGRHECGNCCVEVLQGAENLSPVTASERALLDALGLGPAFRSACTARVVGDATVRIPAPVKHTERRGEAQMQAHP
- a CDS encoding 2-dehydropantoate 2-reductase, with translation MPARDPGNPFARIAVVGPGAIGCMLAVRLALAGPSPRVTLIDHRRDRAERLSARPIVLHAAEGDLKARVPVRLVPDEPPDLVILATKAYAVRDAARSAARWIGQAPVLAIQNGLGVAEEAAAALARAAVITGVMYQAANMVAEGEIHHAANQRTHFGYLGRAPDEEVAAVAALFESAGLPATVEEDMAPHVWGKALVNAALNPVAALAGVRNGDVAVRPALRAMAEAIAAEGEAAARAEGVGLPYASAAAATIETARATAENRCSMLQDLQNGRPTEIEYLNGAIVRVAEAHGLASPANRAVATLARAVSAGRR